One region of Zootoca vivipara chromosome 7, rZooViv1.1, whole genome shotgun sequence genomic DNA includes:
- the INSL5 gene encoding insulin-like peptide INSL5 has product MKAAVLGMLLLFLSMAISEAAAERKLCGRDFVRAVVFTCGGSRWRRQLTHFPKSLTGQESHLHSPLDTNDSTGANEKVIQKPEYLSKEFIQSSSEAEGDLWGTERKSIHKRNEDIMRLTATCCLVGCSDSTISSLC; this is encoded by the exons ATGAAGGCTGCGGTGCTAGGGATGCTTTTGCTCTTTCTCTCTATGGCCATTTCTGAAGCAGCAGCGGAAAGAAAACTCTGCGGAAGGGACTTTGTAAGAGCTGTCGTCTTTACTTGCGGAGGGTCTCGCTGGAGGAGGCAGCTGACTCACTTTCCAAAAAGTCTCACAG GTCAAGAAAGCCACCTGCATTCACCACTTGACACAAATGACTCAACAGGTGCCAATGAAAAGGTGATCCAAAAGCCAGAATACCTAAGCAAAGAATTCATCCAGTCCAGTTCTGAAGCTGAAGGAGATCTATGGGGCACGGAACGAAAGTCTATACACAAAAGGAATGAAGATATTATGCGACTCACAGCCACTTGCTGTCTGGTCGGCTGCAGCGACAGCACCATAAGTTCACTGTGCTGA